In Papilio machaon chromosome W, ilPapMach1.1, whole genome shotgun sequence, a single genomic region encodes these proteins:
- the LOC123722986 gene encoding uncharacterized protein LOC123722986, translating into MASRKKKLPQEGTLSSAEGESLPVATAAGCPSYSGGGKGCLTVTQKTTLARNLDSEACDLVLRKEKEVGVGNGRPAECREAAPGHTNDDTMECDGRAASDSDCSHIVISERSQISEAAAAMFGAKRPRLSEGSEDEDRAVSLAMARWRQQEKRAAARARAKNKEEDLEKEAKIARFRRETRSALFSRPAEVTGERCAAQLHEQVQEDLEIIMKVATKSSNLKGTFVRALKDAAASIKEAVEVLGARTQTEETQQLQADNARLRAEMDALRKELATIKEDLRTRGSAGHSDPDVTMEAAPASRPPQTQTPSETPSVEEICRAVMVQVGGMMNARLASLEDRLLPEKNLRPPLAADTRKNGSTYADKLARQQTAPKVAAQPGPSGTQRKAPSAPHQRPSGPAQTSLPASGEKEKRKRRRKRKKKKKKDPPPGQQPSQPAVGEWTKVGPKRRPQVKSGAAKLHVPRSSAVVITLQPGAAEQGATYASVIASAKEKINPAEFGAQGVRLRKAANGGRVFEFPGASSGEKADSLAQRLREVLDGGVVRVSRPIKSVALRVAGLDNATTSAEVVAAIAAAGGCPAEQLRAGAMSTGRDGLGSVVVQCPVAAAKKIATVGRLLVGWVSAQARLLDARPIRCFRCLAPGHISCQCQEGVDRSGLCFRCGQPGHKARGCTAALHCVVCAAAGAPAEHHVGSKACIPPSNGRRKKKGGEEGPSPTAGQSSDSSQQAAAPGAEEAAMVVE; encoded by the coding sequence ATGGCATCTCGAAAAAAGAAActaccccaggagggtaccCTCAGTTCGGCTGAGGGAGAATCCCTCCCTGTGGCTACGGCTGCAGGCTGCCCCtcgtattctggggggggcaaGGGCTGCCTTACTGTCACCCAGAAAACGACCTTGGCGAGAAATTTGGATTCTGAAGCATGCGATTTGGTTTTAAGGAAGGAAAAAGAGGTTGGTGTTGGGAACGGGAGACCTGCAGAGTGCCGTGAGGCGGCCCCAGGTCATACCAATGATGACACCATGGAGTGCGATGGTAGGGCAGCGTCGGATTCCGACTGCAGCCACATCGTCATTTCCGAGAGGTCCCAGATTTCGGAGGCGGCCGCAGCGATGTTCGGCGCGAAGCGGCCCCGTCTCAGCGAGGGATCCGAGGACGAAGACCGGGCGGTGTCCCTAGCGATGGCAAGGTGGCGCCAGCAAGAAAAGAGGGCTGCGGCCAGAGCTCGGGCCAAGAATAAGGAGGAAGACCTCGAGAAGGAAGCTAAGATCGCTCGTTTCCGGCGCGAGACAAGGTCTGCGCTGTTTTCTCGACCTGCGGAAGTAACGGGAGAGAGATGCGCCGCTCAGCTTCATGAGCAGGTGCAGGAGGACCTGGAGATTATAATGAAGGTGGCGACCAAGTCGTCCAACCTAAAGGGTACCTTTGTGCGGGCCTTGAAGGACGCTGCGGCATCCATCAAGGAAGCTGTGGAAGTCCTCGGGGCTCGCACACAAACGGAAGAAACACAGCAGCTGCAGGCAGACAATGCCCGCCTGCGCGCCGAGATGGACGCACTCCGTAAGGAGCTTGCTACCATCAAGGAGGACCTGCGGACACGGGGTTCCGCTGGCCATTCCGACCCTGATGTGACAATGGAGGCCGCCCCCGCATCACGGCCCCCACAAACACAAACACCGAGCGAGACGCCCTCCGTGGAGGAGATCTGTCGTGCAGTGATGGTTCAGGTCGGGGGGATGATGAACGCCCGCCTGGCCTCGCTGGAGGACAGACTTCTCCCGGAGAAGAACCTGCGGCCGCCTCTCGCGGCCGATACGAGGAAGAACGGGAGCACATACGCCGACAAACTTGCGCGGCAACAGACGGCACCCAAAGTGGCGGCTCAACCCGGCCCCAGCGGCACTCAAAGGAAAGCCCCATCGGCGCCACACCAGCGCCCGTCGGGTCCTGCCCAGACCTCCTTACCCGCTAGCGGGGAAAAAGAGAAGAGAAAGAGGAGGAGAAAaaggaagaagaagaagaagaaagacCCACCACCCGGGCAGCAGCCGTCGCAGCCCGCGGTTGGCGAGTGGACAAAGGTGGGCCCTAAAAGGCGGCCTCAGGTGAAGAGTGGTGCTGCAAAGCTGCATGTGCCTCGGTCGTCGGCAGTTGTTATTACGCTGCAGCCGGGCGCTGCGGAGCAGGGTGCCACCTACGCCAGCGTCATTGCCTCGGCGAAGGAGAAAATAAACCCAGCCGAGTTCGGAGCCCAGGGCGTTCGCCTTCGGAAGGCTGCCAATGGGGGACGTGTCTTCGAGTTCCCGGGCGCCTCTAGCGGCGAGAAGGCGGACTCCCTGGCCCAAAGGCTCCGGGAGGTCCTGGATGGTGGTGTCGTCCGCGTCTCCCGGCCTATTAAGTCCGTGGCCCTACGGGTGGCAGGCTTGGACAACGCCACCACCAGTGCCGAGGTGGTTGCCGCCATTGCTGCAGCGGGAGGGTGCCCCGCCGAGCAGCTACGGGCCGGCGCAATGTCGACCGGCCGCGACGGACTGGGATCAGTCGTGGTCCAGTGTCCCGTCGCGGCTGCAAAGAAGATTGCGACCGTCGGCCGCCTACTGGTGGGTTGGGTGTCCGCCCAGGCCAGGTTGCTAGATGCCCGCCCCATCAGGTGCTTCAGGTGCCTGGCTCCAGGGCACATATCTTGCCAGTGCCAAGAGGGAGTAGACCGCTCCGGGCTCTGTTTCCGGTGCGGTCAACCAGGTCACAAGGCCCGCGGATGCACGGCCGCGCTTCACTGCGTCGTCTGCGCCGCGGCTGGCGCCCCT